One Mycoplasma wenyonii str. Massachusetts DNA window includes the following coding sequences:
- the mnmA gene encoding tRNA 2-thiouridine(34) synthase MnmA, translating into MEEKKIVIALSGGVDSAVSAYLLKQQGYKVIGVHMQNWDKQLNESELEGSCQGEKDSIMAQKVASFLKIPLYIYNFTQEYWENVFKPYLSDFEKNLIGNPDLGCNSKIKFGVLLETVKKEFGKGIKLATGHYARVTEEEGIYYLESCNNPKKDQTYFLSRLTQEQLREIVFPLSEFESKSEVRRLAKEIGLPNWDKKSSAGICFIGKREFSSFLSSYVKGEGGEIIDVERAESLGKHKGLCYYSINQRKGTCVSGQREKYYVCGKENSNLLVCRESVRDKYLIKEGCLVTNLHWIYKAPKVGEQVLVKFKHTSNFISGKIEEIKSELMRLSHQASCASTPGQYVVFYSTNKKRCLGSGVYHNSI; encoded by the coding sequence GTGGAAGAGAAAAAGATAGTTATTGCTTTATCTGGGGGAGTAGACTCGGCAGTAAGTGCCTATCTCTTAAAACAACAAGGATATAAGGTTATAGGAGTTCATATGCAGAACTGAGATAAACAACTTAATGAATCTGAGCTAGAAGGAAGTTGTCAAGGAGAGAAAGATAGTATTATGGCTCAAAAGGTAGCTTCCTTCTTAAAGATACCTTTATATATCTATAACTTCACTCAAGAATATTGAGAGAATGTCTTTAAGCCTTATCTCTCAGATTTTGAAAAGAATCTAATAGGAAATCCTGATCTAGGATGTAATTCCAAGATTAAGTTTGGAGTCTTATTGGAAACAGTAAAGAAAGAGTTTGGGAAGGGAATTAAGTTAGCTACAGGCCACTATGCAAGAGTAACTGAAGAAGAAGGAATATATTACCTAGAGAGTTGCAACAATCCTAAGAAAGATCAGACTTACTTTCTTTCTAGACTAACTCAAGAGCAACTAAGAGAGATTGTCTTTCCCTTAAGTGAGTTTGAGAGTAAGTCAGAAGTGAGAAGATTGGCTAAAGAAATAGGACTACCTAATTGAGATAAGAAGAGTAGTGCAGGAATTTGTTTCATTGGAAAAAGAGAGTTTAGTTCTTTCCTTTCTTCTTATGTGAAGGGAGAAGGGGGAGAAATAATAGATGTGGAGAGAGCAGAGTCTCTGGGGAAGCACAAAGGACTTTGCTATTACTCAATCAATCAAAGAAAAGGAACTTGTGTATCAGGACAAAGAGAAAAGTATTATGTTTGTGGAAAGGAGAACTCTAACTTACTAGTTTGTAGAGAAAGTGTTAGAGATAAATATTTAATTAAAGAAGGTTGTTTGGTTACAAACTTACACTGGATTTATAAAGCTCCAAAAGTAGGTGAACAAGTCTTGGTAAAGTTCAAACACACCTCTAATTTCATATCTGGAAAGATAGAAGAGATAAAGAGTGAGCTAATGAGATTGTCTCATCAAGCAAGTTGTGCTTCCACTCCGGGTCAGTATGTAGTCTTCTATTCCACTAATAAAAAGAGATGTCTAGGGTCAGGTGTATATCACAACTCCATTTAG
- a CDS encoding alanine--tRNA ligase-related protein, producing MKARELRDSWINFFESKGHKIIESHSVIPPEEDKSTLFVNAGLCVLKKAFISKGEERVSQSFTSVQKVIRTVDIESIEKDGWHSTYFEMMGNFSVGSYFKREAIGFAVEFLDKVLRLELNKLVITVHKDDQESEAIWKELLGENTVIIKLDKANFWEVGDGPCGPCTEIYFDRGVEFDRENKGLELLQYSIDNERYIEIWNIVFSQYWAEKGNYIELKNKNIDTGAGLERVVTILEGVKNIFFSSLFYPIIQEIERLSGKKYNPELTEESAQFQIVADHLRTLVILLGEGLTPSGKGRGYVLRKLMRRVFVSLYLLELKESAIPNLLQTSVDLVSELYPALNNKHSELLAEILKESTSFQKVLEKTQKRIQEIISNKTESLEEQLFTLVEREGAPLPVLKKLLRENKVDYSETRLKELQEEHSQKSKNTKFSTAFELKT from the coding sequence TTGAAAGCAAGAGAGTTAAGAGATAGTTGAATTAACTTTTTTGAGTCAAAGGGGCACAAAATAATTGAGTCACACTCTGTAATTCCCCCAGAAGAAGATAAGTCTACCTTATTTGTTAATGCAGGACTTTGTGTATTAAAAAAAGCCTTTATCTCTAAGGGAGAAGAGAGAGTTTCTCAGTCCTTTACTAGTGTTCAAAAGGTAATAAGAACAGTAGATATAGAGAGTATTGAGAAAGATGGATGACATAGCACTTACTTTGAGATGATGGGAAACTTCTCAGTGGGTTCTTATTTCAAAAGAGAGGCTATTGGTTTTGCAGTAGAGTTTTTAGATAAAGTCTTAAGACTTGAACTAAATAAGTTAGTTATTACTGTTCACAAAGATGATCAAGAAAGCGAAGCTATTTGAAAGGAGTTGCTGGGAGAGAACACAGTAATTATCAAACTAGACAAAGCTAATTTTTGAGAGGTTGGAGATGGACCTTGTGGACCTTGCACAGAGATTTACTTCGACAGAGGAGTTGAGTTTGATAGAGAAAACAAAGGCTTAGAGTTACTTCAATACTCTATAGATAACGAAAGATATATAGAGATTTGAAATATTGTTTTCAGCCAATACTGAGCTGAAAAAGGTAATTACATAGAGCTAAAGAATAAGAATATAGATACTGGGGCTGGGCTAGAGAGAGTTGTAACTATATTAGAAGGAGTTAAAAATATCTTTTTTAGCTCTTTGTTCTATCCAATAATTCAAGAGATTGAGAGACTCTCTGGAAAGAAATACAACCCAGAACTAACTGAAGAGAGTGCACAATTTCAGATAGTTGCAGATCACCTAAGAACTCTAGTGATATTACTAGGCGAGGGTTTAACTCCTTCCGGAAAAGGAAGAGGTTATGTTTTGAGAAAGCTTATGAGAAGAGTCTTTGTCTCTTTATATCTTCTAGAGTTAAAAGAGAGTGCAATTCCTAATTTACTTCAAACATCAGTAGATTTAGTTTCAGAGTTGTATCCAGCACTCAATAATAAACACTCAGAGTTACTAGCAGAGATACTAAAAGAAAGCACTTCTTTCCAAAAAGTCTTAGAGAAAACTCAAAAGAGAATACAGGAGATTATCTCTAATAAGACAGAAAGTCTAGAAGAACAACTCTTTACCCTAGTAGAAAGAGAAGGAGCTCCCCTTCCTGTTCTTAAGAAGTTATTGAGAGAGAATAAAGTAGATTACTCTGAAACCAGACTAAAAGAATTACAAGAAGAACACTCTCAAAAATCTAAGAATACTAAGTTCTCTACTGCGTTTGAGCTGAAAACTTAA
- a CDS encoding energy-coupling factor transporter transmembrane component T family protein, whose amino-acid sequence MLLHLLLLGFTLLVLYFSGSFASLYKKLFCLYLGIYLFLFTVNWVFNKNPGFWDKNYISSKYLDLTSISPFSFSGPKSNSTNGSNSNIDIGWQLGGDFVKACTKSGTDNCCTGCPKGSTGDKSIFAADNLETFKKACECKGEGKKCCEDSSEITCCNIEKHINKLKTFYVSTASGQKIVGFLPQWYTITLFQFLMAFNMSNKLVMIIALSSALSYTTDLTSFTFAIGQLIRPFKVLRVPVKEITLVISLAIRFIPSLLTETLRIVKAQSSRGIDFKNGRVRDKASAFLSLFIPLFIISMIKSRELANAMISRAYLPKAGRTSYRSYSINYPSLGLFGLVILFITMCFYFALSGSYLSTFGHLEPLLLVAT is encoded by the coding sequence ATGTTACTTCACCTTTTGTTACTTGGATTTACTCTCTTAGTTCTTTATTTTTCAGGTAGCTTTGCCTCTCTATACAAGAAATTATTTTGTTTGTATTTAGGAATATATCTATTCTTATTTACTGTTAACTGAGTCTTTAATAAGAATCCAGGTTTTTGAGACAAGAACTATATAAGTTCTAAGTATTTAGATCTGACTTCTATTTCACCATTTAGTTTTTCAGGACCTAAGAGCAACAGCACTAATGGAAGTAACTCAAATATTGATATAGGTTGGCAACTTGGAGGAGATTTTGTAAAGGCTTGCACCAAGTCTGGAACAGACAACTGTTGTACTGGTTGCCCAAAAGGTAGTACTGGAGATAAATCTATTTTTGCTGCAGACAATCTAGAGACTTTCAAAAAAGCTTGTGAGTGTAAAGGGGAAGGGAAAAAGTGTTGTGAAGATAGCAGCGAAATCACCTGTTGCAATATAGAAAAACACATAAATAAGTTAAAGACCTTCTATGTATCTACAGCTAGTGGTCAAAAAATAGTAGGATTCCTACCTCAGTGATATACAATTACTCTCTTTCAATTCCTAATGGCCTTCAATATGTCTAATAAGTTAGTAATGATTATTGCACTTTCAAGTGCACTAAGTTACACTACTGACTTAACTTCATTCACTTTCGCTATCGGACAACTAATTAGACCATTTAAGGTTCTAAGAGTTCCAGTTAAAGAAATCACCTTAGTTATCTCTCTAGCAATTAGATTCATTCCATCTCTATTAACAGAGACTCTAAGAATAGTTAAGGCTCAGTCAAGTAGAGGGATTGACTTTAAGAATGGAAGAGTAAGAGATAAGGCTTCAGCCTTTCTCTCTTTATTCATTCCTCTATTCATAATCTCAATGATTAAGTCTAGAGAGCTTGCAAATGCAATGATTTCTAGAGCCTATCTACCTAAAGCAGGTAGAACAAGCTATAGATCTTATTCAATTAATTACCCTAGTTTAGGGTTATTTGGACTAGTAATTCTATTTATTACTATGTGTTTTTATTTCGCTCTCTCCGGTTCTTATCTATCAACCTTTGGACATCTAGAACCCCTTTTATTAGTTGCCACTTAA
- a CDS encoding ATP-dependent helicase, with the protein MSFNLISKQTPNQQQLDVITFNEKKNVGIIAGPGSGKTFVIIEKIGFYLSQKIEPRKILLVTYTNRGIIEIKKRINKFVKAKREFEYAGTLHSICKKFLETELKQDLSKLLKQEINRLSIFEGRERFFFLEEEIRKQTEKIVQDGGEELKQYIYEIVLEETENSISRNKIENYLNNNFQLKVAKYEWFSSRLNKKTERLDSLQKAKAIQVLKNTFLVYQEYLSKKEIFDFDDLIIYFHYILDRNPDRKELIQSKFEKILVDEFQDMNFLQLLIIAQISGSKKNIFFVGDPNQAIYGFQGAYPEIFSYFKTNIDLTTKFFNLSQNYRSTQNILDLSKKLISMNNQKDIFNEMHTKNEIGDKIRWIVNDKQGGVTKKLYSIIRNLEVKGINLNQIAIISRTHLETKNLRKRFWSKGIKFLDFNFSKHIAWNYESYFLVCLLSLRFKFDSFAIKYIIEFWLQREEIPDYFYEQIEEYSEDLIKSLNYLVTSNFENRWSSEEDKKWIRKIKEFWKLLKAEYRQSPYKEDAKKEFSTIVSSQDGLREWVKGNLNPKLTKYISSQKHQAVRNITHFYKVMTYYSNQTTFCLRELFKLLLAYVKHFVSHTTEDQYLNFSTVHSAKGCEFDYVFILNLVEGKFPKHYADTLQDIEEERRILFVGITRAKKELYIVSDLHMHHRTRMIETTSRLLSFRERIPRVSKFLKELDFCNSKNQEINVVSNLSQDSQGLLYL; encoded by the coding sequence ATGTCTTTCAATCTAATTTCAAAGCAAACTCCCAATCAACAACAGTTAGATGTAATTACATTCAATGAAAAAAAGAATGTAGGAATAATTGCTGGACCAGGATCAGGTAAAACCTTTGTAATTATTGAAAAGATAGGTTTCTATCTTTCTCAAAAAATAGAACCTAGAAAGATACTATTAGTTACTTATACCAATAGAGGAATTATTGAGATTAAGAAGAGAATTAATAAATTTGTAAAGGCTAAAAGAGAGTTTGAATATGCCGGAACACTTCACTCTATTTGTAAGAAATTCTTAGAGACAGAGTTAAAGCAAGATCTCTCTAAGCTCTTAAAACAAGAGATTAATAGACTATCAATCTTTGAAGGTAGAGAGAGATTCTTTTTTCTAGAAGAAGAGATAAGAAAGCAAACAGAGAAGATAGTTCAAGATGGCGGAGAAGAGCTAAAGCAATATATCTATGAGATAGTACTTGAAGAAACAGAAAACTCTATCTCTAGAAATAAGATAGAGAACTATCTTAATAACAACTTTCAGTTAAAAGTAGCTAAGTATGAGTGATTCTCTTCCAGGCTCAATAAGAAAACAGAAAGGTTAGATAGCTTACAAAAAGCTAAAGCCATTCAAGTACTAAAGAATACCTTTCTTGTTTATCAAGAATATCTAAGTAAGAAAGAGATCTTTGACTTCGATGATCTAATAATTTACTTTCACTATATTCTCGATAGAAATCCTGATAGAAAGGAATTAATTCAATCTAAGTTTGAAAAGATACTAGTTGATGAGTTTCAAGATATGAACTTCTTGCAACTTTTAATAATTGCTCAAATCTCAGGCTCTAAGAAGAATATCTTCTTTGTGGGAGATCCAAACCAAGCTATATATGGCTTCCAAGGAGCTTATCCAGAGATCTTTAGCTACTTCAAAACCAATATAGATCTGACTACTAAGTTCTTTAATCTCTCTCAGAACTATAGATCTACTCAGAATATCTTGGATTTATCCAAGAAATTAATCTCCATGAACAATCAAAAAGATATTTTCAATGAGATGCATACAAAGAATGAGATAGGAGACAAAATACGCTGAATAGTTAATGACAAACAGGGAGGAGTGACTAAGAAACTCTACTCCATTATCAGAAATCTAGAGGTTAAGGGAATAAATCTCAATCAAATAGCTATTATCTCTAGAACTCATTTAGAGACTAAGAATCTCAGAAAGAGATTCTGATCTAAGGGAATTAAGTTCCTAGACTTTAACTTTTCTAAACATATAGCTTGGAATTATGAGAGTTACTTCCTAGTTTGTTTACTCTCTTTGAGATTCAAATTTGATTCCTTTGCAATTAAGTACATAATTGAGTTTTGGCTTCAAAGAGAAGAGATCCCAGATTACTTCTATGAACAGATAGAAGAGTATTCAGAGGATCTAATTAAGAGTCTTAACTATTTAGTTACTTCTAACTTTGAGAATAGATGGAGTTCAGAGGAAGATAAGAAGTGAATAAGAAAGATTAAAGAGTTCTGAAAACTTCTAAAGGCAGAATACAGACAAAGCCCTTATAAAGAGGATGCAAAAAAAGAATTTAGTACTATTGTCAGTAGCCAAGATGGCTTGAGAGAGTGAGTTAAAGGCAATCTCAACCCCAAGTTAACTAAGTACATTTCCAGCCAAAAACACCAAGCAGTTAGAAATATCACTCACTTTTATAAGGTAATGACTTACTACAGTAACCAAACAACCTTTTGTCTAAGAGAGCTATTTAAGTTACTGTTGGCTTATGTGAAACACTTTGTGAGCCATACCACAGAAGACCAATATCTTAATTTCTCTACAGTTCACAGCGCAAAGGGCTGTGAATTTGACTATGTATTTATTCTTAATCTAGTTGAAGGGAAATTCCCCAAACACTATGCAGACACACTGCAAGATATAGAGGAAGAAAGAAGAATATTATTTGTAGGTATCACTAGAGCTAAAAAAGAACTCTATATAGTTAGTGACTTGCATATGCATCACAGAACTAGGATGATAGAGACTACCTCTAGATTACTTAGCTTTAGAGAGAGAATACCTAGAGTATCTAAATTCCTGAAAGAGTTAGATTTTTGTAACTCTAAAAATCAAGAGATAAATGTAGTAAGTAATCTCTCTCAGGACTCTCAAGGCTTACTCTATCTATAG
- a CDS encoding ATP-binding cassette domain-containing protein, which produces MALNHSIDPDSALEVQNLSSVFKGQRVLSSLSFKFQKGKVYGIVGPSGSGKSVFCEHLNGLHRSETANLYYASGEKILFFKSKLKNYKTIRREVGIVFQQPEYQLFKETVLQDIIFGPKILFNLQKEELPKWEEKAKEILSELSFPLELVSSSPFKLSGGQKRKVTLAGILILEPKVIVFDEPTLGLDPQSTEQVLELVKELQGKGEVTIILVSSSMDFIFEITDVTLFLNAGRLQRAQPTYSFFRDCPKELIKPKVISFIENLVSCNSYFEKLWEYEPRNITQLAESISNVVGNFS; this is translated from the coding sequence ATTGCACTAAATCACAGCATAGATCCAGATAGTGCACTTGAAGTACAAAACTTAAGTTCAGTATTTAAAGGTCAGAGAGTCTTAAGCTCTCTTTCCTTTAAGTTTCAAAAGGGTAAGGTTTATGGGATTGTAGGTCCTAGTGGCTCAGGTAAAAGTGTCTTTTGTGAACACTTAAATGGATTGCATAGATCTGAGACAGCTAATCTCTACTATGCCAGTGGAGAAAAGATCTTATTTTTTAAGTCGAAATTAAAGAATTACAAGACTATTAGAAGAGAAGTTGGAATAGTCTTTCAACAACCAGAATATCAATTATTCAAAGAAACAGTTCTTCAAGATATTATCTTTGGACCTAAGATACTCTTTAACTTACAGAAAGAAGAATTACCTAAGTGAGAGGAAAAAGCAAAAGAGATACTCTCTGAGCTTTCTTTTCCGCTGGAATTAGTTAGCTCCTCACCCTTTAAGTTATCTGGAGGTCAGAAGAGAAAGGTTACTTTAGCAGGGATACTAATACTAGAACCGAAGGTAATAGTATTTGATGAACCTACCTTAGGATTAGATCCACAGTCTACTGAGCAAGTTTTAGAGCTAGTTAAGGAGTTGCAGGGAAAAGGAGAAGTGACTATTATTCTAGTCTCTAGTAGTATGGATTTCATTTTTGAAATCACAGATGTAACTCTATTCTTAAATGCCGGAAGACTACAGAGAGCACAACCAACCTATTCTTTTTTTAGAGATTGCCCCAAAGAGCTAATTAAACCAAAGGTAATTAGCTTTATTGAGAATTTAGTTTCTTGTAATAGTTACTTTGAGAAACTTTGAGAGTATGAGCCAAGAAATATCACTCAATTAGCAGAATCAATAAGTAATGTAGTCGGCAATTTTAGTTAA